In one Agathobacter rectalis ATCC 33656 genomic region, the following are encoded:
- a CDS encoding acetyl-CoA carboxylase carboxyltransferase subunit alpha, translating to MMKLFKKKDKNIEAEETLAKNAESEKTAADGKNAGVAQETKEDAPETIVCPKCGKTVLKSVVKQHKYVCYECNYYFRVRAKNRIRMVSDKEAFEPWFTELTTGNPLNFPEYEEKIAKTQEKTGLSEGIVIGKTKIYGEETVLGVIDSRFMMGSMGHVVGEKITSAFERATEERLPVILFCCSGGARMQEGIISLMQMAKTSAAAKRHSEAGLLYVPVLTDPTTGGVTASFAMLGDIILAEPKALIGFAGPRVIEQTIGQKLPEGFQRAEFQLEHGFVDMIVEREDLKKTLYKILRAHRPTTGYANFDPLHSDDNYEPTELMKEREAKAKPFKVWDKVSAARQIKRLASVDYMDYIFDEFMELHGDRYFRDDPAIVGGIAYLDGQPVTVIGVHKGKDLEDCAKRNYGMPSPEGYRKALRLMKQAEKFNRPIITFVNTSGAYPGMEAEENGQGEAIARNLYEMSGIKVPILCLMIGEGGSGGALALSVGNEVWMMENATYSILSPEGFASILWKDGKRAKEAAEVMKITAHDLKELDVVDDIIPEFGGADEDALSSIGNYMKGNMKKFLEKESKLTKDQLLEERYKRFRKF from the coding sequence ATGATGAAGTTATTCAAGAAGAAAGATAAAAATATAGAGGCTGAAGAGACTTTAGCAAAGAACGCTGAGAGCGAAAAAACAGCCGCAGATGGCAAAAATGCCGGTGTAGCACAGGAAACAAAAGAGGATGCCCCTGAGACAATCGTTTGTCCCAAGTGTGGCAAGACTGTGCTCAAATCAGTTGTAAAACAGCACAAATACGTCTGCTATGAGTGTAATTATTATTTCCGTGTGCGTGCTAAAAACAGAATCAGAATGGTTTCCGACAAGGAAGCATTTGAGCCATGGTTTACAGAGCTTACAACAGGAAATCCTCTCAATTTCCCTGAGTATGAGGAGAAAATTGCAAAGACTCAGGAGAAAACAGGACTTTCTGAGGGTATTGTCATCGGTAAGACAAAGATTTACGGCGAGGAGACAGTGCTTGGTGTAATTGATTCAAGATTTATGATGGGAAGCATGGGCCATGTGGTTGGTGAGAAAATCACAAGCGCATTTGAGCGTGCCACAGAGGAAAGACTTCCTGTTATATTATTCTGCTGTTCAGGCGGTGCCAGAATGCAGGAGGGTATCATTTCGCTGATGCAGATGGCAAAGACCTCAGCCGCAGCAAAACGTCATTCAGAGGCAGGACTTTTATATGTGCCTGTACTCACAGATCCTACAACAGGTGGTGTGACAGCCAGCTTTGCAATGCTTGGAGACATCATTCTTGCAGAGCCAAAGGCACTTATCGGCTTTGCGGGTCCTCGTGTTATCGAGCAGACCATCGGACAGAAGCTGCCTGAGGGCTTCCAGAGGGCAGAGTTCCAGCTTGAGCACGGCTTTGTAGATATGATAGTTGAGCGTGAGGATTTAAAGAAGACTCTTTACAAGATTTTACGTGCTCACAGACCTACCACAGGCTATGCCAATTTTGACCCGCTTCACTCAGACGACAATTACGAGCCGACAGAGCTTATGAAGGAGCGCGAGGCAAAGGCTAAGCCATTTAAGGTATGGGACAAGGTCAGCGCCGCAAGACAGATTAAGAGACTTGCATCGGTTGACTATATGGACTATATCTTTGATGAGTTTATGGAGCTGCACGGAGACAGATATTTCCGCGATGACCCGGCTATCGTAGGCGGAATCGCATATTTAGACGGCCAGCCGGTTACAGTTATCGGTGTCCACAAGGGAAAAGACCTTGAGGACTGCGCAAAGAGAAACTATGGTATGCCATCACCGGAGGGCTACCGCAAGGCACTGCGCCTCATGAAGCAGGCAGAGAAATTCAACCGTCCGATCATAACCTTTGTCAATACATCAGGAGCTTATCCGGGAATGGAAGCAGAGGAAAACGGACAGGGTGAGGCAATCGCAAGAAACCTTTATGAGATGAGCGGCATCAAGGTGCCAATCCTTTGTCTCATGATAGGAGAAGGCGGAAGCGGCGGAGCTTTAGCTCTTTCTGTAGGAAATGAAGTGTGGATGATGGAAAATGCCACATACTCAATCCTTTCGCCAGAAGGCTTTGCATCTATCCTCTGGAAGGACGGAAAGCGTGCAAAGGAAGCCGCAGAGGTAATGAAGATTACAGCACACGACTTAAAGGAGCTTGATGTCGTGGATGATATAATACCTGAGTTTGGCGGAGCCGACGAGGATGCCCTTTCATCAATCGGAAACTACATGAAGGGCAACATGAAGAAATTCTTGGAAAAAGAAAGCAAATTGACAAAGGACCAGCTCTTGGAGGAAAGATACAAGCGTTTCCGCAAGTTCTAG
- a CDS encoding zf-HC2 domain-containing protein — protein MNNPITQSTDETCNIVQDLLPLYYDDVCSPSSKRLVEKHLKTCEKCQNTYNELKNDSIDSMIKKEADSVLKQHEKKEKTAAYKTGVIIAGLLLIPILITFIVCLSNGDGLNTFAVVTASMLLVAAMTVVPLMAQQKKLTKCIICGVFALLLIFFFVDRMYSSNEFMLWSVPTIFGLSIVLFPFVIRGIELPPALSDKKALITMLWDTLWLFLTIIEVCGHTNDVAGMKAGCIIAFVFVLAAWLIFFDARYLNANGFIKSAIIVLIASVWTAFADDICEFLILGTRQITIKSVNFSDWTSNICVNANVYAIVLVSGVIIASILFVAGGIKAFANKKIN, from the coding sequence ATGAATAATCCAATTACACAATCAACCGATGAAACCTGCAATATAGTTCAGGATTTACTCCCACTATACTATGACGATGTATGCAGTCCCTCAAGCAAAAGGCTTGTTGAAAAACACCTTAAGACTTGTGAAAAATGTCAAAATACATACAATGAGCTAAAAAACGATTCTATTGATTCAATGATAAAAAAAGAGGCCGACAGTGTATTAAAGCAGCATGAAAAAAAGGAAAAAACTGCTGCCTACAAGACCGGAGTCATAATAGCCGGACTACTGCTTATCCCAATACTCATCACTTTCATAGTGTGCCTGTCAAATGGCGATGGTTTAAATACCTTTGCGGTGGTAACAGCATCTATGCTTCTTGTGGCTGCAATGACAGTTGTTCCACTTATGGCACAGCAGAAAAAACTTACCAAATGCATAATCTGCGGTGTTTTTGCTCTGCTTTTGATATTCTTTTTTGTTGACAGAATGTATAGTTCAAATGAATTTATGCTTTGGTCTGTTCCAACTATATTTGGATTATCAATTGTTCTTTTTCCGTTTGTCATCCGAGGAATTGAGCTTCCACCTGCTTTATCAGACAAAAAAGCTCTTATCACTATGCTGTGGGATACCTTATGGCTTTTCCTCACAATCATTGAGGTATGTGGTCATACAAACGATGTTGCCGGAATGAAGGCCGGCTGTATTATAGCATTTGTCTTTGTACTTGCAGCCTGGCTCATATTTTTCGATGCACGATATTTAAACGCAAACGGATTTATAAAATCCGCAATTATAGTTTTGATAGCTTCGGTTTGGACAGCTTTTGCCGATGACATATGCGAGTTTTTAATTTTGGGCACCAGACAAATTACTATAAAGTCCGTGAATTTTTCTGACTGGACTTCCAATATCTGCGTGAATGCCAATGTTTACGCTATTGTGCTTGTGTCCGGTGTTATTATCGCCTCTATACTTTTTGTAGCAGGCGGTATTAAAGCATTTGCTAATAAAAAAATAAATTAG
- the ribD gene encoding bifunctional diaminohydroxyphosphoribosylaminopyrimidine deaminase/5-amino-6-(5-phosphoribosylamino)uracil reductase RibD, giving the protein MTDEQYMRRAIELAKRGMGYTSPNPMVGAVIVKDGRIIGEGWHERYGELHAERNALKHCKESPQGADMYVTLEPCCHHGKQPPCVEAVIEAGIKRVYVGSDDPNPLVAGGGIKILKEHGIEVVTQVLKDECDRLNDVFFYFIQTRRPYVAMKYAMTMDGKIATYSGLSKWITGEKAREHVQNLRHRYKAIMAGIGTVLADDPLLTCRIEGGVNPIRIICDTHLKLPLESQIVNTAKEVPTIVAVSERYHETAQSEALPDTEKDSIEENNNYQKNRKITRLEENGIEILYVAEKNGHIDLNDLMQKLGERSIDSILLEGGGILNWSALKSGIVNKVYAYIAPKLFGGADAKTPIEGMGTDSPAHAVMLGNSKVTKLGDDFLIESDVVNI; this is encoded by the coding sequence ATGACTGATGAACAATATATGAGAAGGGCGATTGAGCTTGCAAAACGCGGCATGGGATATACCTCGCCAAACCCGATGGTCGGAGCTGTGATTGTAAAGGACGGCAGGATAATCGGAGAGGGCTGGCATGAGAGATACGGAGAGCTGCACGCGGAAAGAAATGCGTTAAAGCATTGCAAGGAATCGCCACAGGGAGCGGATATGTATGTGACTCTCGAGCCATGCTGTCATCATGGCAAGCAGCCGCCATGTGTGGAGGCAGTGATAGAAGCCGGTATAAAAAGAGTATATGTGGGCTCGGATGACCCGAATCCGCTTGTCGCCGGGGGAGGTATCAAAATCCTTAAAGAGCATGGGATAGAGGTTGTTACGCAGGTGCTTAAAGACGAGTGCGACAGGCTGAACGATGTATTCTTTTACTTTATACAGACCAGACGTCCATATGTCGCTATGAAATATGCCATGACGATGGATGGAAAGATAGCCACATATTCAGGACTATCAAAGTGGATAACAGGAGAAAAAGCGAGAGAACATGTGCAAAACCTGCGCCACAGATATAAAGCCATAATGGCAGGAATAGGAACAGTGCTTGCAGACGATCCACTGCTTACATGCAGAATCGAGGGCGGAGTAAATCCAATCCGCATAATATGCGATACGCACCTTAAGCTTCCACTGGAATCGCAGATAGTAAATACTGCAAAGGAAGTGCCGACGATTGTTGCAGTCAGTGAGCGATATCATGAAACCGCACAGTCAGAAGCCTTACCTGATACTGAAAAAGATAGTATAGAAGAAAACAATAATTATCAAAAAAACAGAAAAATAACACGGCTTGAAGAAAACGGAATAGAAATTCTGTATGTAGCTGAAAAAAACGGTCATATTGATTTAAATGACCTCATGCAAAAGCTCGGCGAAAGAAGCATAGACAGCATTTTGCTTGAGGGAGGCGGAATACTCAACTGGTCAGCCCTTAAGAGCGGGATTGTGAATAAGGTATACGCTTACATTGCACCAAAGCTTTTCGGAGGGGCGGATGCAAAAACTCCGATAGAGGGAATGGGAACCGACTCGCCGGCACATGCCGTGATGCTTGGAAACAGTAAGGTAACAAAGCTTGGTGAT
- the fabG gene encoding 3-oxoacyl-[acyl-carrier-protein] reductase, whose product MLTGKNALVTGASRGIGRQIALTLAAAHAFVIVNYNGSKEKADAVVAEIKAAGGDAVSYQCNVSDFDECQNMITALIKEYKHIDILVNNAGITRDGLIMKMSEADYDAVLDTNLKGAFNTIRHMSRYFLKQKSGRIINISSVSGILGNAGQANYSASKAGVIGLTKAVARELASRGITANAVAPGFVETEMTDVLADAAKENLLSQIPLGRPGNTKDIANAVLFLASDAAGYITGQVLSVDGGMAI is encoded by the coding sequence ATGTTAACAGGTAAAAATGCCCTGGTTACAGGCGCAAGCCGCGGAATTGGAAGACAGATAGCTCTTACACTTGCCGCAGCACACGCCTTTGTAATAGTAAATTATAATGGTTCAAAGGAAAAGGCGGATGCCGTTGTTGCAGAGATAAAGGCAGCAGGCGGTGATGCAGTTTCTTATCAGTGCAATGTATCTGATTTTGACGAGTGCCAGAATATGATAACAGCGCTCATCAAGGAGTACAAGCACATAGATATCCTCGTAAACAACGCAGGAATCACAAGAGACGGTCTCATCATGAAGATGAGCGAGGCAGACTATGACGCAGTGCTCGACACAAACCTTAAGGGTGCGTTCAACACAATCCGTCATATGTCACGCTATTTCTTGAAGCAGAAATCAGGAAGAATTATCAATATTTCATCAGTTTCCGGAATACTCGGAAATGCAGGACAGGCCAACTACAGCGCCAGCAAGGCAGGAGTTATAGGACTCACAAAGGCTGTAGCCAGAGAGCTTGCCAGCCGTGGAATCACAGCAAACGCAGTGGCACCGGGCTTTGTAGAGACCGAGATGACAGATGTGCTTGCCGATGCGGCAAAGGAGAATCTTTTATCACAGATTCCGCTTGGCAGACCGGGAAACACAAAGGATATCGCAAACGCAGTATTATTTTTAGCATCAGATGCAGCAGGCTACATCACAGGCCAGGTGCTGTCTGTTGACGGAGGAATGGCAATATGA
- the gdhA gene encoding NADP-specific glutamate dehydrogenase → MSYVDEVLEVVKKKNADQPEFLQAVTEVLDSLRPVIDANEELYRKNAILERITEPDRQIMFRVPWVDDNGQVQVNRGFRVQFNNSIGPYKGGLRLHPSVNLGIIKFLGFEQVFKNSLTTLPIGGGKGGSDFDPKGKSDREIMAFCQSFMTELCKYIGADVDVPAGDIGTGAREIGFLFGQYKRIRGSYEGVLTGKGLTYGGSLARTQATGYGLLYLTNALWKDHGMSLEGKTAAVSGSGNVAIYAIEKAQQLGVKVVTCSDSTGWIYDPNGIDVALLKEVKEVKRARLTEYAAAKSTAEYHAKQNGEHGVWQYKVDLALPCATQNELDIEDAKMLVANGVTSVTEGANMPTTLEATKYLQENGVLFVGGKAANAGGVATSALEMSQNSERLSWTFEEVDGKLKGIMETIYANISDAAKRYNATVGGKTDYVAGANIAGFEKVVDAMLAQGVC, encoded by the coding sequence ATGAGCTATGTTGATGAAGTACTCGAAGTAGTAAAGAAGAAAAACGCAGATCAGCCTGAGTTCTTACAGGCAGTAACAGAGGTTCTTGATTCTTTAAGACCTGTGATCGATGCAAATGAGGAATTATACAGAAAGAATGCGATTCTTGAGAGAATCACAGAGCCGGATCGTCAGATCATGTTCAGAGTACCATGGGTAGATGACAATGGTCAGGTACAGGTAAACAGAGGTTTCCGTGTACAGTTCAATAATTCCATTGGACCATACAAGGGAGGTTTAAGACTTCATCCTTCTGTAAACCTGGGTATTATCAAGTTCTTAGGTTTCGAGCAGGTATTTAAGAATTCTCTTACAACACTTCCAATCGGTGGTGGTAAAGGTGGTTCTGATTTCGATCCTAAGGGTAAATCTGACAGAGAGATCATGGCATTCTGCCAGAGCTTCATGACAGAACTTTGCAAATATATCGGAGCAGACGTTGATGTACCGGCCGGAGATATCGGAACAGGTGCAAGAGAGATTGGCTTCTTATTTGGACAGTATAAGAGAATTCGTGGATCATACGAAGGTGTGCTGACTGGTAAGGGTCTTACCTATGGTGGATCTCTTGCACGTACACAGGCTACCGGATATGGTCTGTTATATCTTACTAACGCATTATGGAAAGATCATGGTATGAGCCTTGAGGGAAAGACAGCAGCAGTTTCCGGATCTGGTAACGTTGCTATCTACGCAATCGAGAAGGCACAGCAGCTCGGTGTCAAGGTTGTAACATGTTCTGATTCTACCGGATGGATTTATGATCCAAACGGAATTGATGTTGCTCTTCTTAAGGAAGTTAAGGAAGTTAAGCGTGCCCGTCTTACTGAGTATGCAGCTGCTAAGTCAACTGCTGAGTATCATGCAAAGCAGAACGGTGAGCACGGTGTATGGCAGTACAAGGTAGATCTTGCTCTTCCATGTGCGACTCAGAATGAGTTAGACATTGAGGATGCCAAGATGCTCGTTGCTAACGGTGTTACATCTGTAACAGAGGGTGCTAACATGCCTACAACTCTTGAGGCTACAAAATATCTTCAGGAGAACGGAGTACTCTTCGTAGGTGGTAAAGCTGCCAATGCAGGTGGTGTTGCTACATCAGCACTTGAGATGAGCCAGAACTCTGAGAGACTTTCATGGACATTCGAAGAGGTTGACGGAAAGCTCAAGGGTATCATGGAGACAATCTACGCTAACATTAGTGATGCTGCTAAGAGATACAATGCAACAGTTGGTGGAAAGACTGACTATGTTGCAGGTGCAAATATCGCAGGCTTTGAGAAAGTAGTTGACGCTATGCTTGCTCAGGGTGTTTGCTAA
- a CDS encoding RNA polymerase sigma factor, with translation MTIVKNQHQAEEITQNTFYKAMTAKKAYAGKSSEQTWLCSIARNLAMDECRKSTKFTELDEEQLEQPDNMVKSLENKDTALQIHLILHELDEPYKEVFQLRIFGELPFSQIGMIFGKTENWARVTYHRARLKIKERMDRNE, from the coding sequence ATGACAATTGTAAAAAATCAACATCAGGCTGAGGAAATTACCCAGAATACTTTTTATAAGGCCATGACCGCAAAGAAGGCATATGCCGGCAAATCAAGCGAACAGACCTGGCTTTGCAGCATAGCAAGAAATCTGGCAATGGACGAATGCCGAAAAAGCACAAAATTTACAGAGCTTGACGAAGAGCAGCTCGAACAACCCGATAATATGGTAAAAAGCCTGGAAAATAAAGATACCGCTCTTCAGATTCATCTTATACTGCACGAGCTTGATGAGCCCTACAAGGAGGTCTTTCAGCTTAGAATATTTGGTGAATTGCCATTCTCCCAAATAGGCATGATATTTGGAAAAACAGAGAACTGGGCACGGGTAACTTACCATAGAGCCAGACTGAAAATCAAAGAAAGGATGGATAGAAATGAATAA
- the fabF gene encoding beta-ketoacyl-ACP synthase II: MSRRVVVTGLGAVTPIGNNVDDFWTSVKAGKIGFDHITKFDTTDYKCHIAAELKDFNPQDFMDRKAAKRMEPFSQYAVAAAKQAIDDSGLDIEKEDPYMVGCAIGSGIGSLQAMERETQKLYEKGPNRVNPLLVPLMICNMAAGNVSIQFGLKGKSINDVTACATGTNTIGEAYRSIQYGEADVMVAGGTEGSVCPIGIAGFTALTALSTVDDPTKCSLPFDKNRSGFVMGEGAGVVILEELEHAKARGAKIYAEVVGYGCSSDAYHITSPQEDGAGAARAMTNAMSDAGVTPADVKYINAHGTGTHHNDLFETRAIKLAFGDEAANLKINSTKSMIGHLLGAAGAVEFITCVKEIQDGFIHKTVGYETPDEEIDLNYCKNSYEEPVEYALSNSLGFGGHNASILLKAYK, encoded by the coding sequence ATGAGTAGAAGAGTAGTTGTAACAGGACTTGGAGCAGTAACACCAATCGGAAATAATGTGGACGATTTCTGGACATCGGTAAAGGCCGGAAAAATCGGATTTGACCACATCACAAAATTTGACACAACAGATTATAAATGTCACATTGCAGCAGAGCTTAAGGACTTTAACCCACAGGATTTTATGGACAGAAAGGCTGCAAAGAGAATGGAACCATTCTCACAGTACGCTGTAGCTGCTGCAAAGCAGGCAATTGATGACAGCGGACTTGATATCGAAAAGGAAGATCCATACATGGTTGGATGTGCCATCGGTTCAGGTATCGGAAGTCTTCAGGCTATGGAGCGCGAGACACAAAAGCTTTATGAAAAGGGACCAAACAGAGTCAATCCTCTGCTTGTTCCGCTTATGATCTGTAACATGGCAGCAGGAAATGTTTCTATCCAGTTCGGTCTCAAGGGAAAGAGTATCAATGATGTAACAGCCTGCGCTACAGGAACAAACACAATCGGTGAGGCATACAGAAGCATCCAGTACGGTGAGGCTGACGTGATGGTAGCCGGTGGTACAGAGGGCAGTGTATGTCCTATCGGAATCGCAGGATTTACAGCACTTACAGCGCTTTCTACAGTAGATGATCCGACAAAGTGTTCACTTCCGTTTGACAAAAACAGAAGCGGCTTTGTAATGGGTGAGGGCGCAGGAGTTGTTATCCTTGAAGAGCTTGAGCATGCAAAGGCAAGAGGTGCAAAGATTTATGCAGAGGTAGTCGGATACGGCTGCTCATCTGATGCATACCACATCACATCTCCGCAGGAGGATGGCGCAGGCGCAGCAAGAGCCATGACCAATGCCATGAGCGATGCAGGTGTCACACCGGCAGATGTAAAATACATCAATGCTCACGGAACAGGCACACATCACAATGATCTCTTTGAGACAAGAGCGATCAAGCTTGCGTTCGGTGATGAGGCTGCAAATCTTAAAATCAATTCAACAAAGTCTATGATAGGACATCTGCTCGGAGCAGCGGGAGCTGTTGAGTTTATAACATGTGTGAAGGAAATTCAGGATGGATTTATACATAAGACTGTTGGCTATGAGACTCCTGATGAGGAGATTGACCTCAATTACTGCAAGAACAGCTATGAGGAGCCTGTTGAGTATGCACTTAGCAATTCACTGGGATTCGGTGGACATAATGCAAGTATTCTGCTCAAGGCGTATAAATAA
- a CDS encoding beta-ketoacyl-ACP synthase III: MKIVGTGSCLPQRVVSNDDLAAIMDTSDEWISSRTGIRNRHIATTETTTSLACDAVKSALQDAGIDGSEIDLIIAASVSTDKIVPSLACQIQAEIGAGSAVAFDINAACSGFLFGLATADAYFKTGRFHKAVVVGAEVLSKIMDWNDRSTCVLFGDGAGAAVVTDEGDAFKGFVQGSDGKGGEALDGDNRPVVNPFTDNGKQSALGGYVTMDGPAVYKFAVKTVPKAINELLDEIGWSVDDVDVYVLHQANIRIIESVAKRLKQPMDKFPTNLQHCGNISAASVPILLDKVRKDGMIKHEEKIILSGFGAGLTWGACAIEWQ, encoded by the coding sequence ATGAAGATAGTTGGAACAGGAAGCTGCCTGCCACAGAGAGTGGTCTCAAACGATGACCTGGCAGCCATAATGGACACATCTGACGAGTGGATCAGCTCGCGTACAGGAATAAGAAACAGACACATTGCAACGACTGAGACAACCACCTCACTTGCCTGTGATGCAGTAAAAAGTGCGCTGCAGGATGCGGGGATTGACGGAAGTGAGATAGACTTGATAATAGCGGCAAGCGTATCCACAGACAAAATCGTTCCATCGCTCGCATGTCAGATTCAGGCTGAGATAGGTGCAGGCAGTGCAGTGGCATTTGACATAAATGCCGCATGCTCAGGCTTTTTATTCGGGCTTGCCACAGCGGATGCATATTTTAAGACCGGCAGGTTTCACAAGGCAGTCGTAGTGGGAGCAGAGGTTCTTTCAAAAATAATGGACTGGAATGACAGAAGCACCTGTGTACTTTTCGGAGACGGAGCAGGAGCAGCCGTTGTGACAGACGAGGGCGATGCTTTTAAGGGCTTTGTACAGGGCTCGGACGGAAAAGGCGGTGAGGCGCTTGACGGAGACAACCGTCCTGTAGTCAATCCGTTTACCGACAATGGAAAGCAGTCTGCACTCGGTGGCTATGTCACTATGGACGGTCCTGCTGTATACAAGTTTGCGGTAAAGACAGTGCCAAAGGCTATAAATGAGCTGCTTGATGAAATCGGCTGGAGCGTAGATGATGTGGATGTCTATGTGTTGCATCAGGCCAATATACGTATTATTGAGTCGGTTGCCAAGAGGCTTAAGCAGCCTATGGACAAATTCCCGACCAATTTACAGCATTGTGGAAATATTTCTGCGGCAAGTGTGCCGATTTTGCTTGATAAAGTCCGCAAAGATGGTATGATAAAGCATGAGGAAAAAATAATTTTATCAGGCTTTGGAGCAGGACTTACATGGGGAGCCTGCGCCATAGAGTGGCAATAG
- the fabD gene encoding ACP S-malonyltransferase, with the protein MGKRVFMFPGQGSQYIGMGKEFYDTMPNAKAVIDLASEQTGLDIPALCFEENDKLNITEYTQICMLAVEAAIYQAIIDKGITPDVTAGLSLGEYGALIASGAMTMADAFAVVRKRGIYMQEAVPTGGAMTAVLGLDPQVIEDICKKTADETNSVVSVANYNCPGQIVITGEKVAVDAAAAACSEAGAKRCVPLKVSGPFHSAMLKGAGEKLADALESVEIHDIKVPYITNVTADYVKSPADVKDYLTQQVSSSVRWQQTIERLIADGADEFVEIGPGRSLSGFMRKINRDVKVVNIDKLEDFEKYVNR; encoded by the coding sequence ATGGGTAAGAGAGTATTTATGTTTCCCGGACAGGGCTCACAGTATATAGGAATGGGTAAGGAGTTTTACGATACAATGCCAAATGCAAAGGCAGTAATCGACCTTGCCAGTGAACAGACAGGCTTGGATATTCCGGCATTATGCTTTGAGGAAAATGACAAGCTGAATATTACAGAGTACACACAGATATGTATGCTTGCAGTTGAGGCAGCTATATATCAGGCAATCATTGACAAAGGTATCACACCTGATGTCACAGCTGGATTAAGCCTTGGGGAATATGGTGCTCTCATCGCATCAGGAGCCATGACTATGGCAGATGCATTTGCAGTTGTCAGAAAAAGAGGAATCTACATGCAGGAGGCAGTTCCTACAGGTGGAGCCATGACAGCGGTTTTAGGACTTGATCCGCAGGTCATTGAGGATATATGCAAAAAGACAGCAGATGAGACAAATTCAGTTGTATCGGTAGCCAACTATAACTGCCCTGGGCAGATTGTTATCACGGGAGAAAAGGTAGCAGTAGATGCCGCCGCAGCAGCATGCAGCGAGGCAGGCGCCAAGAGATGCGTACCGCTCAAGGTCAGCGGACCTTTCCACTCAGCAATGCTTAAGGGTGCAGGAGAAAAGCTCGCAGATGCACTTGAGAGTGTAGAAATCCACGATATCAAGGTGCCATATATCACAAACGTCACAGCAGACTATGTGAAGTCACCGGCAGACGTCAAGGATTATCTGACACAGCAGGTTTCATCGTCAGTGCGCTGGCAGCAGACCATCGAGCGTCTTATCGCAGACGGTGCAGATGAGTTCGTGGAAATCGGACCGGGACGCTCACTCAGCGGATTTATGAGAAAGATAAATAGAGACGTAAAAGTCGTAAACATAGACAAACTGGAGGATTTTGAAAAGTATGTTAACAGGTAA
- the fabZ gene encoding 3-hydroxyacyl-ACP dehydratase FabZ — protein sequence MSIMNTQQIMDILPHRSPFLLIDTVEELQPGVKCVAKKNVTMNEPHFMGHFPGNPVMPGVLIIEALAQTGAVAILCQDEWKGKTAYFAGINNAKFKQKVVPGDTLELTTEIIKVKGPIGVGKAVARVNGKVACMAELTFAIG from the coding sequence ATGTCAATTATGAATACGCAGCAGATTATGGATATTCTGCCGCACCGCAGTCCGTTTCTTCTCATTGATACGGTTGAGGAGCTGCAGCCGGGCGTGAAGTGTGTGGCTAAGAAGAATGTGACTATGAATGAGCCACATTTTATGGGACATTTTCCGGGAAATCCGGTGATGCCGGGAGTGCTTATTATTGAGGCTTTGGCGCAGACAGGTGCAGTTGCCATTCTTTGTCAGGATGAGTGGAAGGGCAAGACTGCATATTTTGCAGGCATCAATAATGCCAAGTTCAAGCAGAAGGTGGTTCCGGGAGATACTCTGGAGTTGACCACTGAGATTATAAAGGTTAAGGGTCCTATCGGTGTGGGCAAGGCTGTTGCCAGGGTAAATGGCAAGGTTGCCTGTATGGCGGAGCTTACATTTGCAATAGGTTAA
- a CDS encoding MarR family winged helix-turn-helix transcriptional regulator, with translation MTADETLNELLVCLFKDLTEIEGRCLITDEFSDISINDMHIIEAIGVDEPKRSGTVAKLMSITLGTLTKAIDGLTRKGYVNRIRSEEDKRVVKLSLTGKGKSAYYHHEQFHRHMIEHIKDGLSDDEMKVLITSLAKLSDYFKVVYSDDEENQYQNWDNINEDNK, from the coding sequence ATGACGGCAGATGAAACTTTAAATGAATTATTGGTGTGTCTGTTCAAGGATTTGACAGAGATAGAGGGCAGATGTCTGATAACAGACGAATTTTCTGATATTTCTATCAACGATATGCATATAATAGAGGCAATAGGAGTCGATGAGCCAAAGCGCTCCGGCACCGTAGCCAAGCTTATGTCTATCACTCTGGGCACACTGACAAAGGCAATAGATGGTCTCACCCGCAAGGGATACGTGAACCGTATCCGCAGTGAGGAGGATAAGCGTGTGGTAAAGCTCTCACTCACTGGCAAGGGAAAGAGTGCATACTATCATCATGAGCAGTTTCACCGTCATATGATAGAGCATATAAAGGACGGTCTTTCGGATGACGAAATGAAAGTTCTTATAACTTCACTTGCAAAACTCTCGGATTATTTCAAGGTGGTATATTCCGATGATGAGGAGAATCAGTACCAAAACTGGGATAATATAAATGAAGATAATAAATAA